The region TGTACGCGCCAGTCACTGACAGTGAAGCCGTACGCACCGTGTTGGGCGTGATTGCCTTCGTATCGATTCTGTTCGGTAACCTGATGGCGATTTCGCAGAGCAACATCAAACGCCTGCTCGGTTACTCCTCAATCGCACACCTTGGCTATTTGCTGGTGTCGTTGATTGCGGTGAAAACCCATCAGCTGTCGCTGGAAACGGCGGGTGTGTACCTGGCGGGTTACCTGTTCAGCAGCCTCGGCGCATTCGGTGTGGTCAGCCTGATGTCCAGCCCGTACCGTGGCCCGGATGCTGATACGCTCTACTCTTACCGTGGTCTGTTCTGGCACCGTCCGATTCTGTCAGCGGTAATGACCGTGATGATGCTGTCTCTGGCCGGTATCCCGATGACCTTGGGCTTCATTGGTAAGTTCTATGTGATCGCTTCCGGTGTGAATGCGCACCTGTGGTGGCTGACTGCGGCGGTTGTTGCTGGTAGTGCGATTGGTCTTTACTACTACCTGCGCGTTACCGTGAGCCTGTACCTCAGCCCGCCTGAGATGCACACCCGTGACCGTGATACGCCAGCCAACTGGGCCTTCACCGCCGGTGGTGTGGTAGTGCTGATCTCGGCGATTCTGGTACTGCTGTTGGGTGTCTATCCGCAGCCACTGATCTCGCTGGTACAGATGGCACAGCCGCTGATGTAAATGCGCTTTGACCTCAGGAATCAGGCCCAAGGGCCTGATTTTTTTTGCCTGTAATCTGAGAATGCGATCACGACAAGGCAATGCGGCAACCCTGTACGGCTGCTTAATACCCGCGCGCTGTGATACTCTCAGGGGATCACTTTTTTCGCTCAGACAAGGAAGCATCATGGAAATGCAATGGCTTGATTGCCACCACAGTGAACTGAGTGCACAGCAGTTGTATACCGTGCTGGCACTGCGCAATCACGTATTCATTGTGGAGCAAAACTGCCCCTATCAAGACGTAGATGGTCAGGATTTGCGAGCAGAGAATCGCCACATTATGGGCTTCCTTGACGGAAAATTATTGGCCTACGCTCGCGTGCTTACGCCCTCACTGGACAGCGCCCCGGTGCTGATTGGTCGCGTGATCGTGTCCGAAGAAGCGCGTGGCCTGAAGTTGGGCTATCGACTGATGGAGAAAGCACTGGAGAGCTGCGATACCCATTGGCCGCAACGCACTATTTATTTATCGGCGCAGGCCCATCTGGAAGGTTTTTACGGTCGGCTTGGCTTCAAAGCGGTGGGGGACGTTTACATGGAAGATAACATTCCGCACATCGGTATGCAGAAAGCGTAATGGCGAGGAATGCTCCTCGCCATTTATACCCGTCATACTTCAAATTACCAGTGAGTTGGCTGCTCTGGCTCACCCGAATTACTGACTTGAGTCAGCTCATCGGGTTCTCTCGTTTGCTGCCTTCCCGAAATTCGAACTTTTTAGGGGGATATCAGCCCGGCGTCATCTGCCGATCATCAGTGTATTTACGCTGATCCGGCGGCGGTGGGAAATACTGATACAACCAGGTTTCACTTAAGGTCTCATCTTTGGTGCGCAGGAACAGGCGCATATCCACCGGCTTAGTAGAGTCGCTGTTCGGATACCAGTCAAACAGAATGCGGTAGCCGTTAAGCGGCTCCACATAAAGAATCTCAACCTGCTTGATGGTGCCGGCATTGACCGTAATAACCGGCTCAATGCCTTTCGGCGCAGCGGCTTTCAGGTCGCCACCGACGAAATCAATCGCAAAGCGACGGCACCACTGATCGGGGAAGTGCTCGCCCGGCGCCCAACCTTCCGGGAAACCGCCGATGCCGGTACGTGTGGCATCCACGCGCGCCAGCCCGCTGCGCACGGGCGGCAGTTGGCTCCAGTAAAGTTTGTACTGGAAGTTAAATTCGCTGCCCGCTTTAACCGGTTCCGTTGGCTGCCAGAAGCACACCACGTTATCCAGGGTTTCACCGGTCGTCGGGATCTCCATCAGGTTGATGGCGCCTTTGCCCCACTTGCCAATCGGCTCAACCCACAGGCTTGGGCGCTTGTCGTACCAGCCAATGACATCCTGATAATCTTTGAAGTCGTGATTGAGCTGCAGCAGACCAAAACCACGTGGGTTTTCATCTTCATAAGCATTGAACTGCAAGCGCTGCGGGTTGTTCAGCGGACGTGCAATCCATTCCCCTTTACCGGTCCACATTGCCAGACGATCGGAGTCATGGATTTGTGGATGATAGGTATTACATATGCGACGCTCGTTGGTGCCGCAGCTAAACATACTGGTCATCGGCGAGATGCCGAGCTGACGAATGTCGTTACGAGCAAACAGGTGGTTTTCCACCTCCATCACCACGCGTTTCTCTTCGCAGTGGATGGTGAACTTGTACGCACCGGTCACGCTGGCGCCGTCCAGCAGCGCATAAACCACAAAGGTGGTGTCGTCGGCTTTCGGTGTTTCAAACCAGAAGGCGGTAAAGTCCGGGAACTCTTCGTGGCCGTTGCTAAAGGTGTTTACTGCCACACCGCGCGCTGACAAGCCGTACTGGAAGGTTTCATCAACCGCACGGAAGTAGCTCGCGCCGAGGAACGAGACGATATCGCGACGCGCCAGTTCTGGCTTTTTAAACGCGCGGAAACCGGCGAAGCCCAAATCGGTTTTGCCGACCAGTTGTTGGGTATCGACGTTAGCGTTGTGGTAGTTAAACAGTTCGGGACGGAAGTGGATTTCGCGCGCTTCACGGCTATCGGCATCCACTGAGAACATGCGGATACGGCGTTTAAAGCCCATCCCCACGTGGAAGAACTGCACATCCAGTTCGCGATCGGGAATGTTGTTCCACAGCGAATGGTTGGCATCGTACTGAATTTCGTTGTAGGCCTGCGGTGTCAGATTGGCCAGGGTGTCAGGAAGCGGGCCGGGTGCGCCGCCCCAGGGCTGTTTCGCCAGCGCGGAGGCTTTCTTTTTCAGTGAGTCGAAATCGAAGCGCACTGCGGTGCCGTCGGCGATGCCATCATTGGCCCAGGCGGACTGCGCAAACAGCGAGGAGAGCCCGGTCATGCCGCTTGCGGCAGAGAGGGCCATGGACGCTTTCATAAATTTTCTACGATTCATGCCGGAAATCTAATCCTTAGCTGCTCTGGTGTGTTGTGACGGTCGTAAGACGCATTACGTCTGGCTACAAGGGGATACGACAGTCGCGAAATTAAAAAATTCAGTCTGACAAAAATTTATCAGATTAATCAAATAAGCGAAGCAGATTTCACGCTGCAACAGCGCGGATTACGCAACTTTGCATTGAGTCGAGCAAAACCCAGCGTAATCCTAATTCCTTGCGCGCAGCAAATACCGAATTTATGACTATAGTTAAACGACGATAAGTGACGAGTATGGAGGAAGTATAACGTGTCATCTTCAGATCAATTTGAAACTCGCCTTGATGACGACCTGGCGCTACTGACAGAAACTTTGGAAGAAGTACTGAAATCGTCGGGCGATCCGGCCGATCAAAAGTACATCGAATTGAAACTTAAAGCGGAACAAGCACTGGAAGACGTGAAGAATCGCGTTAGCCAGGCTTCTGACAGCTATTATTACCGTGCCAAAAAAGCGGCCTATCGTGCCGACGATTATGTGCATGAAAAACCGTGGCAGGGGATCGGCATTGGCGCCGCCGCTGGCCTGTTTGTCGGTTTACTGTTGGCCCGCCGTTAAATTGTCGGGGCGTAACGCATGTTACGCCCGATTCCTCTTTTTTACCGCTTTATCCCTCTCATTTGTCTCGAATCCTTGTTTCGCATCAACGGCGATTGTGTTTCGCCTGCGCGCTTTCTACAGTAAAGCGACAGGGATAAGGAGAATGTAACGTGATACGTGTTGAAATGCTCTCAACGGGCGATGAAGTGTTGCATGGGCAGATTGTCGATACGAATGCCGCATGGCTGGCGGATGTGCTGTTCCAGCAGGGTTTGCCAATGACCAGCCGCAGTACCGTTGGCGATGCGATGTCCTCGCTGGTGGAGACGCTGCAGAGTCGCAGCCAGATTGCCGATGTGCTGATTGTGAACGGTGGCCTTGGCCCAACCAGCGACGATCTCAGTGCGCTGGCCGCTGCCACCGCGTGTGGCACCGAATTGGTGATCCAGCAGGAATGGCTGGAAAAAATGGAAGCCTGGTTTGCCAGCCGTGGACGCATCATGGCGCCGAGCAACCGCAAGCAGGCGGAAATTCCGGCGAATGCCGAGCTGATTGATAATCCGGTGGGTACCGCGTGTGGCTTTGCACTTCAGCTCAATCGCTGCTGGATATTCTTCACGCCGGGCGTGCCGTCCGAATTTAAAGTGATGGTCGAGCAGGAGATCATTCCGCGTTTGAAAGCGCGTTTTGATTTGCCAGAGCCGCCGCTGTGTTTGCGTCTGACGACCTTTGGTCGCGGCGAGAGTGACATTGCCGCCGAACTGGAGCCGTTACCGTTGCCGGAAGGTGTGGTAATGGGCTATCGCTCATCAATGCCAATCATTGAAATCAAACTCACCGGACCGGCCAGCCAACGTGTGGCGATGGAGCAGGCGTGGCAGCAGGTGAAGCTGCTGTTGGCGGAATGCACTATCTTCGAAGGCACTGTCGGTTTACCCGCTTTGTTAGCGCATGAGTTGCAA is a window of Pantoea rwandensis DNA encoding:
- a CDS encoding nicotinamide mononucleotide deamidase-related protein YfaY; protein product: MIRVEMLSTGDEVLHGQIVDTNAAWLADVLFQQGLPMTSRSTVGDAMSSLVETLQSRSQIADVLIVNGGLGPTSDDLSALAAATACGTELVIQQEWLEKMEAWFASRGRIMAPSNRKQAEIPANAELIDNPVGTACGFALQLNRCWIFFTPGVPSEFKVMVEQEIIPRLKARFDLPEPPLCLRLTTFGRGESDIAAELEPLPLPEGVVMGYRSSMPIIEIKLTGPASQRVAMEQAWQQVKLLLAECTIFEGTVGLPALLAHELQQRGFRLALSEQYTAGLLNWQLASADVPLSAAEILPPHDESLEAQVERTRNLAAHHGTVLALSVGNLEEGEVAIALHTPEASWGQRVKFTHGRHNVETRQKVVAMMAMNMLRRWLHGSEVSTGHGWIDVLEAVKQ
- a CDS encoding GNAT family N-acetyltransferase translates to MEMQWLDCHHSELSAQQLYTVLALRNHVFIVEQNCPYQDVDGQDLRAENRHIMGFLDGKLLAYARVLTPSLDSAPVLIGRVIVSEEARGLKLGYRLMEKALESCDTHWPQRTIYLSAQAHLEGFYGRLGFKAVGDVYMEDNIPHIGMQKA
- a CDS encoding glucan biosynthesis protein D, with product MNRRKFMKASMALSAASGMTGLSSLFAQSAWANDGIADGTAVRFDFDSLKKKASALAKQPWGGAPGPLPDTLANLTPQAYNEIQYDANHSLWNNIPDRELDVQFFHVGMGFKRRIRMFSVDADSREAREIHFRPELFNYHNANVDTQQLVGKTDLGFAGFRAFKKPELARRDIVSFLGASYFRAVDETFQYGLSARGVAVNTFSNGHEEFPDFTAFWFETPKADDTTFVVYALLDGASVTGAYKFTIHCEEKRVVMEVENHLFARNDIRQLGISPMTSMFSCGTNERRICNTYHPQIHDSDRLAMWTGKGEWIARPLNNPQRLQFNAYEDENPRGFGLLQLNHDFKDYQDVIGWYDKRPSLWVEPIGKWGKGAINLMEIPTTGETLDNVVCFWQPTEPVKAGSEFNFQYKLYWSQLPPVRSGLARVDATRTGIGGFPEGWAPGEHFPDQWCRRFAIDFVGGDLKAAAPKGIEPVITVNAGTIKQVEILYVEPLNGYRILFDWYPNSDSTKPVDMRLFLRTKDETLSETWLYQYFPPPPDQRKYTDDRQMTPG
- the elaB gene encoding stress response protein ElaB; protein product: MSSSDQFETRLDDDLALLTETLEEVLKSSGDPADQKYIELKLKAEQALEDVKNRVSQASDSYYYRAKKAAYRADDYVHEKPWQGIGIGAAAGLFVGLLLARR